One segment of Falco peregrinus isolate bFalPer1 chromosome 4, bFalPer1.pri, whole genome shotgun sequence DNA contains the following:
- the CHST7 gene encoding carbohydrate sulfotransferase 7, protein MKGRRRWRWRGFAAVLVLYTLLLLLLVPYALDYGARRGRADEEPLLRRCPSLEEALSEWGWEQRQPPLDEEEEDEEGGGGTAGNGSAAAAAGKRHIYLHATWRTGSSFLGELFNQHPDVFYLYEPMWHLWQALYPGDALSLQGALRDMLRALFRCDFSVLRLYAAPPGPRDPLAPAPPAAANLTTAGIFGWRTNKVICSPPLCPAAPRPRREVGLVDGAACEETCPPRALRELEAECRKYPVVVIKDVRLLELGALLPLLREPGLNLRVVQLFRDPRAVHNSRLKARQALLRESIQVLRSRHRAEPRGPPRQQQQQLLLPPGLLGGRAPQPQHRAEFFLGGALEVICQAWLRDLLLARRAPAWLRRRYTQLRYEDLVREPRAQLRRLLRFAGLPVPPALEAFVLNMTRGAAYSSDRPFLISARDAREAIHAWRERLSRQQVRQVEAACGEAMSLLAYPLSGGDAR, encoded by the coding sequence ATGAAGGGCCGCCGGCGGTGGCGGTGGCGGGGCTTCGCCGCCGTGCTGGTGCTGTacacgctgctgctgctcctgctggtgcCCTACGCGCTGGACTACGGGGCCAGGCGGGGGCGGGCGGACGAGGAGCCGCTGCTGCggcgctgccccagcctggaGGAGGCGCTGAGCgagtggggctgggagcaacgGCAGCCGCCGCTGGACGAAGAGGAGGAGGACgaggagggcggcggcggcacgGCGGGTAacggcagcgcggcggcggcggcggggaagCGGCACATCTACCTGCACGCCACCTGGCGCACGGGCTCCTCCTTCCTGGGGGAGCTCTTCAACCAGCACCCCGACGTCTTCTACCTCTACGAGCCCATGTGGCACCTGTGGCAGGCCCTCTACCCGGGGGACGCGCTGAGCCTGCAGGGCGCCCTGCGCGACATGCTGCGCGCCCTCTTCCGATGCGACTTCTCCGTCCTGCGCCTCTacgccgccccgcccggcccccgcgaCCCGctggcccctgccccgcccgccgccgccaaCCTCACCACGGCCGGCATCTTCGGCTGGCGGACCAACAAGGTGATCTGCTCGCCGCCGctctgccccgccgccccgcggccccgtCGGGAGGTCGGCCTCGTCGACGGCGCCGCCTGCGAGGAGACGTGCCCGCCGCGGGCGCTGCGGGAGCTGGAGGCCGAGTGCCGCAAGTACCCGGTGGTGGTCATCAAGGACGTgcggctgctggagctgggcgccctgctgccgctgctgcggGAGCCCGGCCTCAACCTGCGGGTGGTGCAGCTCTTCCGCGACCCCCGCGCCGTCCACAACTCCCGCCTGAAGGCCAGGCAGGCGCTGCTGCGGGAGAGCATCCAGGTGCTGCGCAGCCGCCACCGCGCCGAGCCGCGGGGGCCGccccgccagcagcagcagcagctactgcTGCCGCCCGGGCTGCTGGGCGGGCGGGCGCCGCAGCCGCAGCACCGTGCCGAGTTCTTCCTCGGCGGCGCGCTGGAGGTGATCTGCCAGGCCTGGCTGCGCGACCTGCTGCtggcccgccgcgccccggcctGGCTCCGCCGCCGCTACACGCAGCTGCGCTACGAGGACCTGGTGCGGGAGCCCCGCGCCCAGCTGCGCCGCCTGCTACGCTTCGCCGGGCTGCCGGTGCCGCCCGCCCTGGAGGCCTTCGTGCTCAACATGACCCGCGGCGCCGCCTACTCCTCCGACCGGCCCTTCCTCATCTCCGCCCGCGACGCGCGGGAGGCCATCCACGCCTGGCGGGAGCGCCTCAGCCGCCAGCAGGTGCGGCAGGTGGAGGCCGCCTGCGGCGAGGCCATGAGCCTCCTCGCCTACCCCCTCAGCGGCGGCGACGCCCGGTAG